A stretch of DNA from Triticum dicoccoides isolate Atlit2015 ecotype Zavitan chromosome 2A, WEW_v2.0, whole genome shotgun sequence:
TAGATTCATTTTGTTACAAATAGAATCAGATGGATATGCTCTGCTGGGAACTTGAGCTGCAGCAAAACACTCAGTTTTCTTTTTTGTCTTGCTTAAAACCACTGCCCAGTCGATAGAAATATGGAATGTGAGCTCAGTTTCACTGGTGACATGGCATCAGTTGTACACAGTATGCCGGCATGTTACGTTGCTCATGTACTTGATCAGTCTTGTTTAACATGTGATCAACTTGGTTCACAGCTATGCTGCAGAATGTTGTGACAGAAGAATGCTATGAAGTATGGTATGATACCCTTTGCCCAGTATGGTGCTCATCTATATACTTCTGTTTTGCCAGTAGGTTGTTGTTTGTTTGTTCAAGTACCAAGCCCAGTTATACCTACCGACTACGAATTGTTAAGTTATGTTGTGTGAAATATTCTGTTTTGATTTCTATCACAACTTGTATTCTGTTTCTAGTATTCTTCTTACCGAAGTTGCATTTAACTATTTACTGTTTAGTTTCATATTATCTCCTTTGTTCATTTTTATCTTGTTGAGCTTACATGGAACAAGTCAATCAATTATACAGTGTCTTTTATGGAACTCGCTTAATAATTATTTTATTTCCTATCTTACCGTTTCTATACTCAGTTTAGTTAACCATGTTTTTCATGCTCGGTTTTGTTAGAAAGAGATGACATGAACGTTTCATGGAAATTTGAATGTGAGATCAACAATGTTTCCAAGAGAAGGATTCATGACATGGTTTGATGGTCCTACCTTTCATGAGGTCAGTTGAGATTTTCTccaaaagatcgatatattgataaCAAAGTCAAAGTATTGATGACCTTGAAAATTATTCTGTTCCATTATTACATCTCATTCATGTGATGTTTTCTTGGTTCTCGTTGCCTGATTAATATGAAAGCAGAAAAATGTCGATGCAGATCAAGGAAAACAAGACAAGGTCGTTACCACAAATTGCATATGTGAGACTCTCATTCTATACTTCTAGTTTTAAATTCTTGGAAGCCATTGGATATTTATAGATGAAGTTGAGCTATCAGGAATCTGTATATGAGCTCTGTTTAGAGAGAGCCGCAACAAGTCAAACCATCAATGACCGTGAAAACTATTCTGTTCAATTACATCTCATTCATGTGATGATTTCTTGCTTTTCCCTGCCAGATTCTTCAGAAATCAGGAATGTTGATGCAGATCAAAGGGAAGAAGACAAGGTGGTTACCACAAATTGCATCTCTGAGAGTTCTCATTCTCCACTTTTAGttacttaatactccctccgtaaactaatataagaacgtttagaatactaaagtagtgatctatatgctcttatattagtttacagagggagtacttggaaGGCATTGGATTTTTATAAATGAAGTTGAGCTTTTAGGAATCGGTATATGAGCTGTGTTTAGAGAGAGCCACAACAAAGGTTAGAGCCCTGGTGTTGGATAGTACTGAGCCAACTAGCAGTTTTGTAGTGTGTGTGAGCAAATGCCAGCAAATGATGGTGTAGTAGGGCCAATTTCCATTATCTGATTttatttataatctgaataaataggtAAGGACAATACATTTAATGGCATGATATGATTTCCAACTCTAGTGCGTATTTGCACATTACCCAACCCTCTATCGATCTGCTATGGTATCCTACTCCTGTGTTAGAGACACTTGGATGCAGAGCTGAATGCGACTGGGAGGCAGCAAGCTGTTGCAGGATTGTATGGCTCACTTATATTACCTCAAGACATCTAGAGTAGCATGTTTTATGTGGAACTTATTTAACTTTAATGCCAAGGTTGCTCATTGGCTGTCTAAAGAAGTCAAACCAGCTGCCATATACTCATCCGATTTGAAGTGGGCAACAGACACTGCAAGAAGAATAGCAAAAATCTGCAATTTACCCAATGTTTGTTCATTCACCTTGACTCTTTCTGTTATTCAAACATTTCAGCCATACACCATGTTGCTTCCATGTAATTTGCGCTAGAAAATTTGTTTGATATAATTTAATGAGCAAATGAGCAAGCAATTTGCATTACAGGTTGTGTTTGATCCTGCACTTAGAGAAAGGCACATAGAAGATGTGCAGGGCCTGACGCTTCAAGATACTGCCAAAGAAAGGCCAGAGGCACATAAAGCTTTTATGTCCCATAAGAGAAATCAACAAATTCTTGTAAGCATTCATATTTGTCTACTTTTGAGAGAATGTTATCAGTTTATTTTtctacttattttgggacagagggagtactaaataaattcacgacacttattttggacggAACGGGTAATAACCAAAATGGAACATGTGATAATGGCATTTTCATATCATATTCTTACAAGACAAACTCATAATCGTACATGATCCAAACACATTGAACTATAATCCACTCACAAAACAAATAACCATATAAAACATAAAAGTATATCACTTAGGTTATGTAGCATGGGTGTGCCAACTTAACCCAGTTCGTCCTGTGAGATTTTATAGGGGGGGACCAAAACAACCAAGCACAAAATTATATACATGGCATATATATAGAGAAGATGGTCTACGCATACAGTGTTTGCGCGCGACAATGTGAAAAAAGGGCCCAGCTACTTGGGTTGGCGCCTTCTTTCTATCACTGTGATTTCATCTGTATCTTTTGTTTGGTATGTCGATGGCTTCCTTTGGAACGGGAGGCGACCTGCAGGAATCCGTCAAATATTAACCACAATAACTTCACTTCATTTAGTTTTCAAATTCCATCTTTTCACGAGCCTTAAGGCCTACAGATCCAGCAGCAACCTAACCTGAAAAGTCTGCAAGATATCTTCCAGTTCTGTGGTGATCTCAGAGAAAACGGGTCGCGTGTGGGGATTTTCACCCCAACACCGTTGAATCAATTTAGACAATCTCGGATGCACGCTCAAGGGAATCGCCAAGCGAAGTCCCTGACAAACAAGGAGCAATGCTCACTTCACATACTTGCACGTCCACTATCGACAGATGATGAACAATACCGAGACTGTAATTTAACTACGTTGGCATCTAATGTCGTACCTGCCTTACTGTTAGTGCCGCTTGCAATGGTGTCATGTTTTCATATGGTACCTGTACAGCAGGACCAAGCAAGGTTATTACCTTTAATCAAAGTACTGATGTTAAATGAACACCGAACACCAACGTTTTACCTTTAAAGTGACCAACTCCCATAGAACAATAGCAAAGCTGAAGACATCTGCCTTGTGGTCATAAGACTTATGGTTTATCACCTGGCATGACAAGAAAATCTAATAAGTACATCACGTAGGCACAATGCCTCGGTTCCATAGAACCTGTCTTCTGAGCTCTGACGAAAGTGAAAGCAGAGATAGTACTCCGCAGAAATATGCATTTCTTCATAAGCTTGCTGTGAAGATGTGGATGACTAATAAATAGCGTAGGAGAACAAGACAGGCAATTCATTATCAAGTTATAGCACATAGTTGCCCCACGAGGTTCAGGGATTTAGTCTTGGTATATGTGTGTTGCAACAACAAAAGAGTGGTCAAGCAAATATAGGATATTGGATATTTTCTAGGAAGAGGAAAGGATGTTAAAGGACAATGAACAAACCGACAACACACCTCAGGTGCCATCCATCTGTAGGTGCCAGTTTCAGCAGTCATATCTCCCTCTCGTGATCGTTGACGAGCAACAGAAAAATCTGAAATCTTCACGACCTGTTTCAAAAGAACAAATTATAATTTTAATGATATTGAATTTAAAAGTACATGGGTTtaaataacaacatgaatacttgacCCTAAAAAACCAATATGCGTACTTGACCATCGCCAACTAATAAATTGGCAGATTTCAAGTCTCTATGGATGATGTCATTCTGGTGCAAATGATCCATCCCTTTCGAGGTGCCAATGGCAATCCTAAGAATCAAGGAAAGCTCCAAGCTATTTTTTTGCTTGTGAAGGAAGTCATACAGATTTCCTCCAGCCACGTACTCTGAAGCAAACACACACAATAAAAAGAGCAAAATATAAGTGGGAACCTGAAACCTGGGAACCTGAAAATTACAAAATGCTTGATAATAACTAATAACTAGATAAATAAACTCTAGGCAGACTTCTTTTTAAGTGGGAACCTGAAACCTGGGAAGTAAAAGTTTGTATAAACAAACAGATAAAACATAAGCAGCTGATCAGTGCAGGGATCCGTCCCACAGCGATCTACATACACACACAAGACGAAAATGTAGAATGAATGCAGAGAACGAGAGTGAACAAATTGTAAGCAAGCTTCAGGTAGTGAGTATGTCCAGCAGCATATCTTCTTTATGCCCATATATAAATGGTGTAGAATTTTCCTATTAAATTCCAAAATGCAACTTTATGTAATTATGGAGACAAATATTAATATCTTGCTCATACATGAAATAGTAGCTACCAAATGATAGGCAAGATAGGCTGACTGAAGGATGGGCAGAGACCTGTCGATCTGTTAGAAACAGAGCAACAAGATTCCACCAATCAGACATGTCTTGTATTCTGTCGTCTTGTACTCAGCATGATGTAGATACTCTTTACGTATGGGTGTAATAAGCAGAATATCAGAACTTCCCTCTAGACTTATCTGCTCTTCAAGTCCCTACCAAAATGCGTAGATGACAGGAGTTATCCCCTGTCTTTCGAGCTCAGATTTTCTTTCTTTCGCATTTTTCTAAATCAAGCTTATCAAATGTGTTATTAATAGTTATTTAAGCATGGCCTCCAATTTTTAGTCACCAATGTTAATCATAGTATAAATGCGCCCATGGATAACAGAACTTTCATGTGAATCTGCAACAACAAGGATATTGATTGCTATCCATAGTACAACAAGCAATATTACTGTCTTACCTGTTACAATGAGATACTGCTGCTTTGTGCATGCCCCGTAAAAGCGAACGACATTTTCATGATTAACGCTCCTGTACATCACTATATTGTGTTAGCATCTTCTGGAATTAAATGGTTCATTGAAGTCGATTATCTGTCACAGAAATAAGAAACATGCCTTAAAATCATTATTTCTTGCAAAAACTCCACTTTTGAATTATCATTAACATGTTCAGTTCTAAGGTACTTTATTTCAACATCCACATCAAGGTAAGTTCCTCGATATCTGCAAAATGGAAAAGGAACACTGGTTACTGAACTGTCCTGAAGTTGGCAAATTAAGTTTCCACAAATCATAATACAGCGCTGATTTCACTATGTTTGTTGGCAGTGTCCCTTCTGAACCTATTTCACTGAAAATATGCTAGAAAACGGCATGCAATCCCCACTAGCAGAGTAGAAGTTAAGTGGTGCCTGTCGTTCTAAATAGTTAATTCATATTACTCTTTCCTCTATTTACTAAGAAAGTGTCATGTAGTTCTTACAAGTCTACATAAGATCCAGGTGCGATATTTTCCTTAATCTGCAACAGATCCCTGTTGAATTCAGAATCTCCAATCTTTTCTTGCAGCTGTATTATTCTCTCTGAAGCTGAAGTTGTTAGATCGGATAATGTGGCCTGCGTACCACAAGGAAGTTAAAGTTGTTAGGAAAAGGTTGGACACAACTTGTTAATCTTGCAGTGCTGACTGCATGCATTTACAGCAACTGCATCTGCATACTTAAGAAATGTTGAATTACCAGCACCTATGCATAAGTGACAAGGCAGATACCTAAGAATTTGAAGTATTCACGAAAGTAATGTaactaaaaaagaagagaaagcatACATTACGTTTCGCTGTCTCCTTGAGCTGCTGCAGCAAACCATCTGTCTCCTGCATATAGCGCCAGGCAATATTTTACTCAAAAAAATATTTGGAAGGAACAATGTGTAATATAACTTACAGATGCTCCACAACTCATAAGAATCTACAGGCACACTGACAACCAAATTGCTAATTCTAGTGGGTCAAAATGAACTCGGTTACTTCATCTTACCTAGCATGCACTCCAAATTCATGGGCGAATGTTAAAGTACAGCTCTAGGTTCTATGACCTCGTTATAAGCCAAATCAATAGCTATCAACTAAGATGGTGCCCATGATTTTTTATTTCATTGACAATAACTAGGGGAAACACATATAAACTGGTATTTTTTGCCAACTGGCACTGTTATGTAAACAGTTGTTATGTGTCTTCCAGGATCTTCTCTTGTAAGAATTGGAAGTCCAAAGTACAGGTTGTGCAGTTCCAGAGATGTGTAGCAAACAAACTAGCAGTATAAACGAATTGACTGCACGTACGATAGTTTGTCACGATCTCGATCGGTAGAGTGTGGTCTCCATGGCTCTGACACCGCACAAACGACATGATGTAAAGCTGATGCGATTAATCATAATACTATCATAAGTAGTCAGAACTGCACAAATACGTCTACTTTTGAATTATCATTAGGGCACTGCTACGCGTCAGCCGGCGGATAAAACTGACAATGTAAACATTGCAACATCGGCCATGTTTCAGCAACACTAGGGATGTTGCAATCCCATGAGCTCGCAGATCCGTGTCTCTGCAACAAATATGATGTTTTAGAAACACGCCTCTGCAACAGCGTTTTAGAAACAGGCTTCTGCAACAACGTTGATGTTTCAGAAACACCGATGACATTGCAATATAGGCTTGTGCGGTCTGTTTCAAAAGTGTGCCTTTGCAACAATGACGATGTCTCAGAAACACCAATGATGTCGCAATCCGGGCACGTGTCAATAGCACATGTTGGCTTGCCACAATGTATGATCATGTTTAATCGGACGGTAGCACAAGCGGACAATGTCTTGCGCGCATCAGCCAGCACAACGCAAGCGTTTTTCTTATCATTAACATGTTGCACATGTATATGTGTGCTCCAGTATAACCATGCTCTAAGTTTACCTCCGTTTCCCAGCCATCAACAACAAATACGCCCAAACACAATCCATCTGTTGTTGTGAACACATGTGCTTCACAAATGTTCAATCCAAGATCGCACACCAACGTAGCTAGCTACAAAACAATAACTCAATTTTTTATTAAAGTTGATACAAGTAGTATGACATGGCAGAGATATGGAAGTCCAAATAATAAAACCCATAGCAGATGGACCGACAGTCCTAAGTCTTTATTACCTGACTAAGGAGCTTTGGCTTGTCATTGGAAGAAAAAATAATTTCATGAAGAAGGTGAATTTTTGTATCCCTCTCCCTCCTGCGGAAATTTTCATTGCAACCGAGGATCAAAGTTCATTGCTCAGGCAGGTTCATGAAAAGGTAGCCCAAAATACGCCACTTGCCAAACTACTATGAAACACTGGTATTATAGAGAAGTAAGCACAAAAGCGTGGAGAGAAAAGACAGGCCAAATAATTTGGAAGTCGTCCATGCCAAACTGCACGAAGATAGCCTGCCCACCACCACTCTCTCTTATATAGCCTTACGGTTCAAGATATCATTCCAGATTGCAAATGAAAACATGCTATGCTAGAACCTTTCTGTCAAGTTATGAGAAGTAGAACCACTGGGCCACATGGTTGTTCTTtgaattaaaaacaaaaaaaagagctgCAAACCATCCAGGATGATATACAAATCAGAATGAAAGCATGATTATATTTCAGGGAGACAATGGGTAACCAAATATTTAAACTTATCGAGAAAGACCTCGCAGAAATGGCCTCGTCCACGCCTTTTCTTGGCCCCAAACTGAGGCCTTCCATCATCCGCTCGAATTCGTCGTTGCTGTTCAACGTATACAAACCTCGTCTTAGCAAGCAAGTTTATATTTGAAAGAAGCCCaacgttttgtgtgtgtgtgtgcgcgccaaAATGAAGACAAATTTGACATGAGATCAAAAGAAGGGTGAAAGCCAGGTCATTGGATGATTGGAGAGTGTGGGTGGGGTGAACCTATACCTCAAATTGGAAGCCAGAGAGCCCCCACAATTACCGTTTTCATTTGGAGCAGACCCAACAAGTGTCGGTTTGTCATCCTGAAGGTACTACAGAGCATATAATACAGTAAGCGAGACTGCAAACATCTTGAGGAAGACTGGATGCATGGGTTACCCGTAGGAAGCGTGCGTGGAAGACGGGGCGGTTGTCAGGGTCGGCGCACTCGGCGAGGATCCGGCGGTGCAGCAGCACGTCCTCGGCCTTGTTCACGTCCAGGTCGACGTAGTAGCTGGACGGGAGGCGCTCGTAGTGGTCCTCGAGCAAGCGGTCGAAGAATGTGTCGGAGAGCGCCTCCTGGTTGCCGGCGGCCCGCAGGCGGTCGTAGATCTCCCTACTCACGCCGGACAGCCGTGCCCCGTCACCGCCGCCGTGGCTAGAGGCGGCGGCGGCCCCGGGCGGCCAGCAGCTCTCCTCGCCGTCGCTGTCGGCCATCCGCCCGCGCGTGTGCGTGGGCCAACGCTGCGGCCATCGCGGCGCGCTTTATGGGAGTGGGAGTGGGGAGAGCGAGGGACGGTGACGACGACGTACGGCGGGCGGAGTGGGTTGGGTTGGCGAATCCGAGGGGCGTCTCTTGGCGGTTGCGGCCGGCCAGAATCTTCTAGAAGGCGGCGCCGGCCGGGTAGTTATACACTGAGGCGAGGGGCAGTCCCGTACTTTTCCCTCGTGTATCTCTCCTCCACGACGACGCACGCACACCCAGTCGATCATCGGCTGGCCGGCGACAAGGAGCCGAGCCCGAAGCCCCGAA
This window harbors:
- the LOC119352479 gene encoding serine/threonine-protein kinase STY8-like; translated protein: MADSDGEESCWPPGAAAASSHGGGDGARLSGVSREIYDRLRAAGNQEALSDTFFDRLLEDHYERLPSSYYVDLDVNKAEDVLLHRRILAECADPDNRPVFHARFLRYLQDDKPTLVGSAPNENGNCGGSLASNLSNDEFERMMEGLSLGPRKGVDEAISARERDTKIHLLHEIIFSSNDKPKLLSQLATLVCDLGLNICEAHVFTTTDGLCLGVFVVDGWETEETDGLLQQLKETAKRNATLSDLTTSASERIIQLQEKIGDSEFNRDLLQIKENIAPGSYVDLYRGTYLDVDVEIKYLRTEHVNDNSKVEFLQEIMILRSVNHENVVRFYGACTKQQYLIVTEYVAGGNLYDFLHKQKNSLELSLILRIAIGTSKGMDHLHQNDIIHRDLKSANLLVGDGQVVKISDFSVARQRSREGDMTAETGTYRWMAPEVINHKSYDHKADVFSFAIVLWELVTLKVPYENMTPLQAALTVRQGLRLAIPLSVHPRLSKLIQRCWGENPHTRPVFSEITTELEDILQTFQVASRSKGSHRHTKQKIQMKSQ